The following coding sequences are from one Formosa haliotis window:
- a CDS encoding lipoprotein signal peptidase translates to MSLKKSCLLIFVILLIDQISKIYIKTHFVLGEDIRVFDWFRIYFIENEGMAWGTKISDFTSAISDRTAKTSLTVFRIFAIFGIGYWLYSTIKNKGHYLLTLAIALIFAGALGNIIDSVFYGVIFNDSHGQIATLFPAEGGYDTLLHGKVVDMLYFPIWKGYLPEWLPFWGGKFFTFFEPVFNVADVAISTGFIMLIVFNKKAFPKD, encoded by the coding sequence ATGTCATTAAAAAAATCGTGTCTACTTATTTTCGTTATTTTACTAATCGATCAAATAAGTAAAATTTATATTAAAACACATTTTGTTTTAGGGGAAGATATTAGGGTTTTCGATTGGTTTAGAATCTACTTTATAGAAAATGAAGGTATGGCTTGGGGAACCAAGATTAGCGATTTTACTTCTGCCATTTCAGATAGAACAGCGAAAACATCGCTAACCGTTTTTAGAATTTTTGCCATTTTTGGAATAGGCTATTGGTTGTACTCTACCATAAAAAACAAAGGTCATTATTTATTGACTTTGGCTATTGCTTTAATTTTTGCTGGAGCTTTAGGGAATATTATCGACTCTGTATTTTACGGTGTAATTTTTAACGACAGTCATGGACAAATTGCTACACTTTTTCCTGCCGAGGGAGGTTACGATACCCTGCTTCATGGAAAAGTAGTAGATATGCTATATTTCCCAATCTGGAAAGGCTATTTGCCAGAATGGTTACCGTTTTGGGGTGGTAAATTTTTCACCTTCTTCGAGCCCGTGTTTAATGTCGCAGATGTGGCCATTAGTACTGGATTTATTATGTTAATTGTGTTTAATAAAAAGGCTTTTCCGAAGGATTAG
- the dcp gene encoding peptidyl-dipeptidase Dcp, whose translation MKQIAAFALISVVILTTSCQKEEKKVVTEDNTLLASNPFAKASELPFQAPDFNAIKDSDFQPAMDAGMKEQLKEIEAIVSNPEPATFENTFIPLEKSGQLLNRVRAVFGLLSSANTNPELQAIQETQAPKFAAHRDAIYLNPELFKRVETLYNTRETLNLDAESSHLIEYYYQRFILSGANLEEAEKTKLKKLNGEVASLSAKFTNQLLAAAKAGALVVDNKEALAGLSDAEIDAAANEDKTQWTIPLQNTTQQPDLQNLTNRDTREKLFKNSWTRAEQGDENDTRKTIERIAEIRAEQASILGFKTYAEWKLQDQMAKTPEAVLDFLGQLIPAATAKAKSEAADIQALIDSQNGGFKLEDWDWNLYSEQVRKARYDLDESQIKPYFELYNVLENGVFYAANQLYGLTFKERKDLPVYQEDVRVYDVMDKDGSQIGLFYGDYFKRDNKSGGAWMSNLIEQSKLLGTQPVIYNVCNYTKPAEGQPALISFDDVTTLFHEFGHALHGFFADQQYVSLSGTNTPRDFVEFPSQFNEHWALYPSILKNYAFHYKTGEAMPQTLIDKIKKASTFNQGYALTEALSAASLDMEWHTLTKEDTIEDADSFEKAALIRTHLNLKEVPPRYRSSYFLHIWSNGYAAGYYAYLWTEMLDNDAFAWFEENGGLTPENGQRFRDMILSRGNTEAFGKLYHDFRGQEPSIEPLLKNRSLK comes from the coding sequence ATGAAACAAATAGCTGCATTTGCTTTAATTTCGGTTGTTATTTTAACCACTTCTTGTCAAAAAGAAGAGAAAAAAGTAGTGACTGAAGATAACACATTACTAGCTTCAAATCCGTTTGCAAAAGCTAGTGAGCTTCCTTTTCAAGCACCAGATTTTAATGCTATTAAGGATTCAGATTTTCAACCAGCCATGGATGCCGGTATGAAAGAACAATTAAAGGAAATTGAAGCTATTGTTTCAAATCCTGAACCAGCAACTTTCGAGAATACGTTTATTCCGTTGGAAAAAAGCGGACAATTATTAAATCGTGTTAGGGCGGTATTTGGTTTACTGTCTAGTGCAAATACAAATCCGGAGTTACAAGCGATACAAGAAACACAAGCACCTAAATTCGCAGCACATCGCGATGCCATTTATTTAAATCCAGAATTATTTAAACGCGTAGAAACGCTTTATAATACTAGGGAAACTCTTAACTTAGATGCGGAATCTTCACATCTTATAGAATATTATTATCAGCGTTTTATATTGTCGGGAGCTAATTTAGAAGAGGCCGAAAAAACAAAACTTAAAAAGTTAAATGGGGAGGTCGCTTCTCTTAGTGCAAAATTTACGAATCAATTATTAGCTGCGGCTAAAGCAGGAGCTTTGGTTGTAGATAATAAAGAAGCTCTTGCGGGCTTGTCTGATGCTGAAATTGATGCCGCTGCAAACGAAGATAAAACGCAATGGACTATTCCGTTACAAAATACAACGCAACAACCCGATTTACAAAACTTGACAAACCGCGATACACGAGAAAAATTATTTAAAAACTCATGGACCCGCGCAGAGCAAGGCGATGAAAACGATACACGTAAAACCATAGAACGTATAGCTGAAATTCGTGCAGAACAAGCTTCAATTTTAGGATTTAAAACTTATGCCGAATGGAAACTGCAGGACCAAATGGCCAAAACGCCAGAAGCGGTGTTAGATTTTTTAGGGCAATTAATTCCGGCTGCAACAGCCAAAGCAAAATCAGAAGCAGCCGATATACAAGCTTTAATCGATAGCCAAAATGGTGGGTTTAAACTTGAAGATTGGGATTGGAATTTGTATTCAGAACAAGTTAGAAAAGCCCGCTACGATTTAGATGAGAGCCAAATTAAGCCATATTTCGAATTGTATAATGTATTAGAGAATGGTGTATTCTATGCGGCAAACCAATTATATGGTTTAACGTTTAAAGAGCGTAAAGATTTACCGGTGTACCAAGAAGATGTCCGTGTCTACGATGTTATGGACAAAGATGGTAGTCAAATAGGATTGTTTTATGGCGATTATTTTAAACGCGATAATAAATCTGGAGGAGCTTGGATGAGTAATTTAATCGAGCAGTCTAAACTATTGGGGACACAACCTGTTATTTACAATGTGTGTAATTATACAAAGCCAGCAGAGGGTCAACCGGCATTAATAAGCTTCGACGATGTAACTACCTTGTTTCATGAATTTGGGCATGCCTTACATGGCTTTTTTGCCGATCAGCAATATGTTAGTCTTTCGGGTACCAATACACCAAGAGATTTTGTAGAATTTCCATCTCAGTTTAACGAGCATTGGGCATTGTACCCTAGTATTCTTAAAAATTATGCTTTTCATTATAAAACGGGAGAAGCCATGCCTCAAACTTTAATTGATAAAATTAAAAAAGCATCAACATTTAATCAAGGGTATGCCTTAACTGAAGCACTGTCTGCAGCGAGCTTAGACATGGAGTGGCATACTTTAACTAAAGAGGATACTATTGAAGATGCAGATAGTTTTGAGAAGGCTGCGCTAATTCGTACACATTTAAATTTAAAAGAAGTGCCTCCGCGTTACCGTTCAAGTTATTTTTTACATATCTGGAGTAATGGCTATGCGGCTGGATATTATGCATATTTATGGACAGAAATGTTAGATAACGATGCCTTTGCTTGGTTTGAGGAAAACGGCGGATTAACACCAGAAAATGGCCAGCGTTTTCGCGATATGATTTTGTCTCGCGGAAATACAGAAGCTTTCGGAAAACTATACCATGATTTTCGAGGTCAAGAGCCAAGTATAGAGCCATTGCTAAAAAATAGAAGCCTAAAGTAA
- a CDS encoding TraR/DksA family transcriptional regulator, with amino-acid sequence MSVDVNVRYSDKDLAEFRELIQDKIVKAKHDLDLIKSAYMNDLNNGTDDTSPTFKAFEEGSATMSKEANSQLAIRQEKFIRDLKNALIRIENKTYGICRVTGKLINKERLKLVPHATLSIEAKNMQ; translated from the coding sequence ATGAGCGTAGATGTAAACGTAAGGTATTCTGACAAAGATTTAGCTGAATTTAGGGAGTTAATTCAGGACAAGATTGTAAAAGCTAAGCACGACTTAGATTTAATAAAAAGTGCTTATATGAACGATTTAAATAATGGGACAGACGATACGTCGCCAACATTTAAAGCCTTCGAAGAAGGAAGCGCGACTATGAGTAAAGAAGCGAATTCGCAATTGGCCATTCGTCAAGAAAAGTTTATTCGCGACCTTAAAAACGCATTAATTAGAATAGAAAATAAAACCTACGGAATTTGCCGTGTAACAGGTAAGTTAATTAATAAAGAGCGTTTAAAATTAGTGCCTCATGCAACCCTAAGTATCGAAGCCAAAAATATGCAATAA
- a CDS encoding 5-formyltetrahydrofolate cyclo-ligase — MTKSELRSLYKAKRKALAIETCDDFSLDISNQLLSLPIWDKSFYHIFLTIEEQKEINTEYILNILSGKDKNIVISKSDFKTGLMHQFLLTDATTIKKNAYNIPEPVDGIPIPNTSIDVVFIPLLAFDKKGNRIGYGKGFYDRFLKACKPGVIKIGLSFFEAEDTISDVYDTDIPLDYCVTPKRIYTF; from the coding sequence ATGACAAAATCAGAGTTAAGATCTTTATATAAAGCCAAACGAAAAGCTTTGGCTATAGAAACGTGCGACGATTTTAGTTTAGACATCTCTAATCAACTTTTATCACTTCCTATTTGGGATAAATCGTTTTATCATATCTTTTTAACCATTGAAGAACAAAAAGAAATTAATACCGAATACATACTGAATATCCTTTCTGGGAAAGATAAAAATATCGTTATTTCTAAAAGTGATTTTAAAACCGGATTAATGCATCAATTTCTTCTTACCGATGCTACCACCATTAAGAAAAATGCCTATAACATTCCTGAACCTGTAGATGGCATTCCTATCCCGAATACATCTATAGATGTGGTTTTTATACCGCTGTTAGCTTTCGACAAAAAAGGAAACCGAATTGGTTATGGAAAAGGGTTTTACGACCGGTTTTTAAAGGCATGTAAACCAGGCGTCATAAAAATTGGATTGTCGTTTTTTGAAGCCGAAGACACTATTTCTGATGTTTATGATACCGATATCCCTTTAGATTATTGTGTAACTCCAAAACGCATCTACACTTTTTAA